The following are from one region of the Paenibacillus sabinae T27 genome:
- a CDS encoding sodium:solute symporter family protein: protein MTAFVVTCLIVLAVIFVGFLAGRDKAARSSIEQWSVGGRNFGGLLVWFLIGADLYTAYAFLGMTGYAYSFGAPAFFSIAYPVMAFPIAYFIIPKIWRYASKHNLTTLADYARERFQSKLVGVSVAIVSIVFLIPYICLQLSGITGVVQVAGQGVFENPKAVGTVALVVSFILVALYTCFSGLRAPAWTGVIKDLLVWIVLITMIVTIPFIWFDGWGDMFNQIVTKYPEKLTLPGTSPNGALNGFWFATASFISALALFMWPHGATGVLSSKSEEAVRKNTVFLSFYNVLLFFVILLGLVAFIVLPKHPEDPSFANFALLHLIDASYSNPLIQGVMFSTIMLASLVPASIMVLAASNLVATNIVKDIFFPNISGKSQTLVARLFVFVITGLALLFGILFPNYLIQLQLEGVSGIAQILPAIFLSLYWTKLAKTSVFIGLVAGITMVFLNHFIFHLPGYDGFWGLLVNVVVVFAVNFLFIHEAEKNISTNKLLLGNKN from the coding sequence ATGACTGCATTTGTTGTTACTTGTTTAATTGTATTAGCTGTGATATTTGTTGGCTTTTTAGCTGGCCGTGATAAAGCCGCTCGCAGTTCCATTGAGCAGTGGAGTGTTGGTGGACGTAATTTTGGCGGTTTATTAGTCTGGTTTCTTATTGGAGCGGATCTTTATACTGCTTATGCATTCTTAGGCATGACAGGCTATGCCTATAGCTTTGGGGCGCCTGCATTTTTCTCTATTGCATATCCTGTAATGGCTTTTCCAATTGCCTATTTTATTATCCCCAAAATTTGGCGTTATGCGTCAAAGCATAATTTAACAACGCTTGCCGATTATGCTCGCGAAAGATTCCAAAGTAAGTTAGTTGGCGTAAGTGTTGCCATCGTTAGTATCGTCTTTTTAATCCCGTATATTTGTCTGCAATTATCAGGTATTACGGGTGTTGTTCAAGTGGCAGGACAAGGTGTATTTGAAAACCCTAAGGCTGTGGGAACGGTTGCTCTCGTCGTATCCTTTATCTTGGTTGCTTTATATACATGCTTCAGTGGTCTCCGTGCACCAGCTTGGACGGGCGTAATTAAAGATTTGTTAGTGTGGATTGTTTTGATTACGATGATTGTGACAATCCCATTTATTTGGTTTGATGGATGGGGAGATATGTTTAATCAGATTGTTACAAAATATCCCGAAAAGCTAACACTGCCAGGAACTAGCCCAAATGGGGCGTTAAATGGTTTTTGGTTCGCGACAGCATCCTTTATTTCTGCTCTTGCCTTATTTATGTGGCCGCATGGCGCTACCGGTGTACTAAGTTCCAAATCAGAAGAGGCCGTTCGAAAAAATACGGTATTCTTATCCTTTTATAATGTTTTATTATTCTTCGTTATATTGCTTGGACTTGTTGCCTTTATCGTTTTACCTAAGCATCCTGAAGATCCGTCATTTGCCAATTTCGCTTTGTTACATTTAATTGATGCCTCTTATTCAAATCCTTTAATTCAAGGTGTTATGTTCTCAACAATTATGTTAGCAAGCCTAGTACCCGCTTCGATCATGGTTCTTGCTGCAAGTAACCTGGTTGCAACAAATATTGTCAAAGATATTTTCTTCCCAAATATCTCTGGAAAATCACAAACGCTTGTAGCACGATTATTTGTTTTTGTGATTACAGGTTTAGCGTTGTTATTCGGTATTTTATTCCCTAACTATTTAATTCAGCTCCAATTAGAAGGGGTTAGTGGTATCGCTCAAATACTTCCTGCTATTTTCTTGAGTTTGTATTGGACAAAACTTGCTAAAACTTCTGTTTTTATTGGTTTAGTGGCAGGTATTACGATGGTATTCCTTAATCACTTTATTTTCCATTTACCAGGATATGATGGTTTCTGGGGACTTTTAGTCAATGTGGTTGTCGTTTTTGCAGTCAATTTCTTATTTATTCATGAAGCTGAGAAAAATATTAGCACAAATAAACTTTTACTGGGAAATAAAAACTGA
- the alr gene encoding alanine racemase — protein sequence MYRDTWAEIDLTQIRENVMEIRQFLPSSTKLMAVVKANAYGHGDIETAKEAVQAGADYLGVAFIEEAIRLRNAGLKQPILILTPIRPELTSLALEYDLMLTVTRASWFQEMRAHKPVNALNKLYVHVKMDTGLGRIGIRTMEEWQEIVPWLSAPDIVVDGFYTHFATAGEADSSYLELQIQRFQEMKEWSSMLPIPINHYHCAGSVAALRFPELSMDMVRIGAAIYGFYPEMQVTNIKLKPAFSLHSSLMQTKRLKQGEYVGYNNAYQTKTDQWIGTVPIGYADGWTQRMQNTEVLVDGCRAEIVGKISMDQLMVKLPKYFPEGSKVTFIGCSGEQKILIHKLANHIGSL from the coding sequence ATGTACCGTGACACTTGGGCGGAGATAGATCTAACGCAAATCCGCGAGAATGTAATGGAGATCCGCCAATTTCTACCTAGTTCTACCAAACTGATGGCAGTTGTTAAAGCAAATGCTTACGGCCACGGAGATATCGAAACGGCTAAAGAGGCCGTTCAGGCAGGGGCAGATTATTTAGGGGTTGCCTTTATTGAAGAAGCTATTCGACTAAGGAATGCTGGTTTGAAACAACCGATTCTTATTTTGACTCCGATTCGTCCCGAGCTCACATCTCTGGCTCTAGAATATGATCTGATGCTTACCGTCACTCGAGCGTCGTGGTTTCAGGAGATGCGGGCACACAAGCCTGTCAATGCCCTGAATAAACTATATGTTCATGTGAAAATGGATACTGGACTAGGGCGCATCGGAATACGCACGATGGAAGAGTGGCAAGAAATCGTTCCCTGGCTGTCAGCACCGGATATCGTGGTAGATGGGTTTTATACGCATTTCGCCACGGCAGGTGAGGCAGACAGCAGTTATCTTGAGCTTCAAATCCAACGTTTTCAGGAAATGAAAGAATGGAGCAGTATGTTGCCGATTCCCATCAACCATTATCACTGTGCAGGAAGCGTAGCAGCACTTCGATTCCCTGAATTGTCCATGGATATGGTTCGTATCGGAGCTGCCATCTATGGATTTTATCCTGAAATGCAAGTAACCAACATAAAATTAAAGCCGGCATTCAGTTTGCACAGTAGTTTAATGCAAACGAAAAGACTGAAACAAGGGGAATATGTAGGCTATAACAATGCTTATCAAACAAAAACGGATCAATGGATAGGAACCGTGCCAATCGGCTACGCCGATGGCTGGACGCAAAGAATGCAAAATACGGAAGTGCTAGTGGATGGATGCCGCGCAGAAATTGTAGGCAAAATCTCCATGGACCAATTGATGGTGAAACTTCCTAAGTATTTTCCAGAGGGCTCTAAGGTTACTTTTATTGGTTGCTCGGGAGAACAGAAAATCTTAATTCATAAATTGGCCAACCATATCGGCAGCCTTTAG
- a CDS encoding alpha/beta hydrolase translates to MEKKLVLEPEAQNFVEATANPPFLFELGPEQGRIAVDEAQAGEIQKPDVDIEDISITGGPSGHVSIRILRPKLIAEKNLPVILYIHGAGWVFGNAHTHDRLIRELAVKSGAAVVFPNYSLSPEAKYPTAIEEIYAVLQWIVEQGKEHGLDSEHLAVAGDSVGGNMTAAITLIAKERSGPVIGQQLLFYPVTDASFDTESYHQFAEGYFLRRDGMKWFWDQYTSDSEERNQITASPLRATTEQLRGLPPALIITAEADVLRDEGEAYANKLREAGVDVTAVRYQGIIHDFVMLNALSDTAAAKSAISLASAWLKDGFQ, encoded by the coding sequence ATGGAGAAGAAACTTGTTCTAGAACCGGAAGCACAAAATTTTGTTGAGGCTACAGCCAATCCGCCATTCTTATTCGAGCTAGGACCGGAGCAGGGGCGGATTGCGGTCGACGAAGCCCAAGCGGGCGAGATTCAAAAGCCAGACGTGGACATTGAAGATATCAGCATAACAGGTGGCCCAAGCGGCCATGTATCCATTCGGATTTTACGTCCGAAACTCATTGCTGAGAAGAATCTGCCTGTCATTCTGTACATACACGGTGCAGGTTGGGTGTTCGGCAACGCACATACCCATGATCGGTTGATCCGTGAACTGGCCGTGAAGAGTGGAGCTGCTGTTGTATTCCCGAATTACAGTCTGTCTCCCGAAGCGAAGTATCCTACTGCAATTGAAGAAATCTATGCTGTCCTGCAGTGGATCGTAGAGCAAGGCAAAGAACATGGGCTTGATTCGGAACACTTGGCTGTAGCCGGCGATAGTGTCGGCGGAAACATGACTGCGGCAATCACGCTGATAGCCAAAGAACGCAGTGGTCCTGTTATAGGTCAGCAGCTCCTTTTCTACCCGGTTACGGATGCTTCATTTGATACGGAATCCTACCATCAATTCGCCGAAGGATACTTTTTACGCCGGGACGGGATGAAGTGGTTCTGGGATCAGTATACAAGCGATTCTGAGGAAAGAAACCAGATTACGGCCTCACCGCTGAGGGCAACTACCGAGCAGCTTCGCGGTCTTCCTCCTGCTTTGATCATTACAGCCGAAGCCGATGTCCTACGGGACGAAGGTGAAGCTTATGCGAATAAACTTCGAGAAGCTGGTGTTGATGTCACTGCGGTACGCTATCAAGGTATAATCCATGACTTCGTTATGTTGAATGCACTATCGGACACTGCCGCGGCCAAAAGTGCAATATCTCTGGCCAGCGCTTGGCTGAAAGACGGGTTTCAATAA
- the metK gene encoding methionine adenosyltransferase yields MSVKESYLFTSESVTEGHPDKICDQISDAVLDAFLANDPHARVACEVSVATGLVLVIGEISSKSGYVDIQSIVRNTIRDIGYERAQDGFNANNCAVLVSLNEQSADIAMGVNAALEDRDPAQVAEETANIGAGDQGLMFGFATNETSELMPLPIALSHRIARRLSEVRKNGLLDYLRPDGKTQVTIEYQDGNPKRIDTIVVSAQHAEEISLEQIQADIKEHVILQVVPRELLDQDTKYFINPTGRFVIGGPQGDAGLTGRKIIVDTYGGYARHGGGAFSGKDPTKVDRSGAYAARYVAKNIVAAGLADTCEIQLAYAIGVANPVSIHVDTYGTGRIGEDKLVKLIRDNFDLRPAGIIKMLDLRKPIYKQTAAYGHFGRKDLDLPWERTDKAELLKSQAGMEVFNT; encoded by the coding sequence ATGTCTGTAAAAGAAAGCTATCTCTTTACATCCGAATCTGTAACGGAGGGGCATCCGGATAAAATATGCGACCAGATTTCCGACGCTGTTCTGGATGCTTTTCTGGCTAATGACCCCCATGCCCGCGTTGCCTGCGAGGTCTCCGTGGCTACCGGTCTTGTGCTGGTCATTGGAGAAATCAGCTCAAAGTCCGGATATGTGGACATCCAGTCCATCGTCCGCAATACGATTAGGGACATCGGCTATGAGCGGGCCCAGGACGGTTTTAATGCCAATAACTGCGCGGTACTGGTATCGCTGAATGAGCAATCAGCCGATATCGCCATGGGTGTTAATGCCGCTCTGGAAGATCGGGACCCTGCTCAAGTGGCTGAAGAAACCGCGAATATCGGAGCCGGCGACCAAGGATTGATGTTCGGATTCGCTACTAATGAGACATCGGAGCTGATGCCGCTGCCAATCGCTCTATCCCACCGGATCGCGCGCCGTTTATCCGAAGTCCGCAAGAACGGATTGCTGGACTATCTGCGTCCCGACGGAAAAACTCAGGTAACGATTGAATATCAGGATGGCAATCCTAAACGTATCGATACCATCGTCGTATCCGCCCAGCATGCCGAAGAGATTTCCCTGGAGCAAATTCAAGCGGATATCAAAGAGCATGTCATTCTGCAGGTGGTACCGCGTGAGCTGCTTGATCAAGACACGAAATACTTCATCAACCCGACCGGGCGGTTCGTCATCGGCGGACCTCAAGGGGACGCCGGACTGACCGGACGCAAAATCATCGTGGATACCTACGGCGGTTATGCCCGCCACGGCGGCGGAGCCTTCTCCGGCAAGGACCCGACGAAAGTGGACCGTTCCGGAGCCTATGCTGCCCGTTATGTTGCCAAAAACATTGTCGCCGCAGGCCTCGCCGATACCTGCGAAATTCAGCTGGCTTATGCCATCGGAGTGGCAAATCCGGTGTCGATTCACGTGGATACCTACGGGACCGGCCGCATTGGCGAAGACAAGCTGGTGAAGCTGATCCGCGACAACTTCGATCTGCGTCCGGCAGGCATCATTAAGATGCTGGACCTGCGCAAGCCGATTTATAAGCAAACCGCAGCCTATGGCCACTTTGGCCGAAAGGACCTGGATCTCCCTTGGGAGAGAACGGATAAAGCCGAGCTGCTGAAATCGCAAGCAGGGATGGAAGTATTCAATACGTAA
- a CDS encoding pyridoxamine 5'-phosphate oxidase family protein translates to MSILNERIQALLQDSGTAKVLATVDKQGLPHIVSDPSISVNNEGQIIYLELIETSQSNVNLVNSIWFKRKVAIHLSKGEESYQIKGYPAYSVICGPVFEHYYKLSLERNPEFDLSTVWIIEADEITDDTYAARKNKEREKHPLITHLDRLAK, encoded by the coding sequence ATGTCTATTTTAAATGAAAGAATTCAGGCGCTTCTTCAAGATTCCGGGACGGCGAAAGTTCTGGCAACCGTCGATAAACAGGGCCTCCCTCATATCGTATCGGACCCATCTATTTCAGTTAACAACGAAGGACAGATCATTTATCTTGAGCTGATCGAAACGTCCCAGAGCAATGTGAATCTCGTGAACAGCATCTGGTTCAAGCGCAAAGTCGCCATCCATCTCTCCAAGGGAGAAGAAAGCTATCAGATTAAAGGCTATCCGGCCTACTCGGTGATTTGCGGCCCGGTGTTTGAGCATTATTATAAGCTCTCCCTGGAAAGAAATCCGGAGTTCGATTTGTCCACAGTCTGGATCATTGAGGCCGATGAGATTACGGATGATACTTACGCTGCCCGCAAAAATAAAGAACGCGAGAAGCATCCGCTCATTACGCATCTGGATCGGCTGGCAAAATAA